TATTTTGAATTTTGCGCCATCCAATCTACATAATCTTGGCCCAGTTCAAGCACGATATCGGCTTCGGATTCCCATTCAACGGGAGAATATTCGGTCGGCACATCATTGAGTGTGAATCCGACGGGAATGAAATTTTCCATTAAAAATTTGAGACTGTCGTTGTCTATGGCTTTTTCCGGAGATTGTCCGGCAAGTAAGCCGGAAAGAGGGAGAATACGCGTGATGGGAACGGCTCGATTGGGCGCGTTTCCGTAACGCACGACATCAAATCCAAAACGAATGAGGTAATATAAGGTTTGGCTGGCCACTCCGTTTCTTGTGGTTCCGTTGAGCACTTGATACGTGGTGCCTGCGGCGTGCACTTCCGGGTGAAGGAGGACGAGATTTGCGAAGAGTTGAATGTCGGAATAATCGTTTACATAAGGCAAAAGAGAGAAGGCGTCGCCTTCTTCGCGCGGCGGGGTGTAAAGAAATCCGCCCATGGAAAGAGGATTGTCGTTGAGGCCCCATGAATACATGTGATCACGCTCGAATTTATCCGCGATTTTTGCCAAATATACAATTTCTTCCCAGGTAAGATCGCTGGTGAAATTGTCGCCAATGGCGTTGTAAAGGTTTTTGAGTTTGGTGGGACTGGTGAGAACGCCGAGACTTAGGGCTTTTTCCTTGATCGCATTGAGTACTTGTTGTTGTCGTTTTGATCTTGAGAAATCGCTTGTGGTTTCTCGGCTGCGAGCGTATTTGAGAGCGGTGTCGCCGTCGAAATGTTGGAGCCCCACGTCCACGAAAAACGTTTGATAAGCAATAGATCCATCGTCTGCGGGGTACAAAGGATCGTAAAGGGCTTCTTCAACATCGACGTCAATACCTTCGATGGCATCTACGATTTGAGTGAATCCGTCAAAATTGATGCGAGCGTAATAATGGATGGGGATATTGAGGATTTCGGAAACGGTTTGAGTGAGAATTTCATAGCCTTTTGTGTAGGCTTGCCCTTCGGTTATTGCGGGATTGTCGTACATCTCTTGTTGGGCGGTTAATTCGAGGAGGCTGTTGATGCGATTCCAGCCATACAGTGCATCGATTTCCACGTAAAGATCGCGGGGGATGGAAAGCATGGCTACCGTGCCCGAGCTTTTATCAATACTGGCCACGATGATGGTATCCGTTAAATTGGCTCCGTCGTGATTGGCGTTTCCGGTGCCGAGCAGCAGGATGTTGGTGTGTCCGTTTTCATCGGTTTCCAGGGGGTTGCTGAAGGCGGAAAAAACCAATTCTTTGAATGAAAAATCTTCGGCAAGGGTGAGGACGCGATAGGCGGCTTTGGTCACACCTATACATAGAACGAAAATGATCGCACTCCAGATGAAATGGCGCGTGATGAAACGGAGAATTTTTTTCCAAAATCCTTTTTTTTGAGGTTCGTCCGGAGAAAGAACGATTTCAGGTTTTTGAATCGGCTTTTGGGGGATTTTAGAGGGCGGTAAGCCTTTGCGAATTTTTTTGGTGGTGAATCCGTTCATGCGAAAAATTAGACTGGGGGAAATATACTCCGGAAAAGGGAGATTTTAAATGCTAAATTTTATTCATTTTTTTGTAATCTTTTTTTCATGACTCGCGTGGCAGGATGGGAGAATGGAAAATGGATTTTATCAGCATCGGACTGTGGTGATGGGAGTTTTGGGTTTTTTGACCGGGATTTGGATTGCAGCGTATGGGATTTCCTTGGGAAGTTTTTTATTCGTGGTGTTGTTGAGCGGGATGTGGTGGGGACTTAAAAGAGAGAAATTATTGGTATTATGGGCGTTGGTTTTTTTCGGAATTGGGATTTTACGTTATCAAATTGCAATGCAACGTTTTGAGCAATCTCCGTTGATGAATTTTTTGAATGAAAATGTCACGCTTGAAGGTGTGATTTTCGATTATCCCGACATTCGTAGTGATCAGGTGAAATTGACGCTGACGGTGGAGCAAATGCAAATGGACTTGGAGGGGAAACAAACCGGCACGCCGATTTTTGGCCAAGTGTTGATTTCCCTTCCGAGGTACCCGGATGATTTTACCTATGGGATGCGGATTCGCGTGAGTGGAATGTTGGAAGAGCCTCCGGAGTTTGAGGATTTTTCATATAAAAATTACTTGCGCAGGTATGGGACCGTGGCGGTTTTGTATCGGCCTTTTATTGATGTTTTGGAGTCGGCGAGTCGATGGAATATTCGATTTTGGATTGGGCAATTTAAAGCGGCGGCCGAGAATCGGTTGAATCGGTTGTTTCCCGAGCCGTATGCGAGTTTTGCGGCCGGGCTTTTGTTGGGATCGCGACGCGGGATTCCCGCAGATTTGACTGAGGATTTTATGCAATGCGGGATCACGCACATTATTGCGATTTCCGGATATAATATTACGTTGATGATTGTTTTTGCGTCCGGGCTTTTGCGATTTTTGCCGAAAAAGGCGCAAATCCTCGGGTCTATTGTGTTTATTGTGGCGTTTGTGGCTTTGGTGGGTGCGTCAGCGGCGGTGTTGCGGGCCGCGGTGATGGGAATTTTGGGACTGGTGGCGGCGTTGGGCGGACGTAAGGCGGAGGTGACCCGGCTTTTGGCCCTGACCGCGGCGGGGATGGTGCTGTGGAATCCGTTTATTTTGGTGGATGATTTGGGGTTTCGATTGTCGTTTTCCGCGACCGCGGGGTTGGTTTATATGTCCGGGTATGTGGAAAATTTTTTCAAATGGATTCGCGTGTACGATTGGATCCCGGAATTTTTTTCCATTCGCGAGGCGTTTTTGACCACGATGTCGGCACAGACGTTTTCGGTGCCTGTGATTTTGATGAGTTTTGGCCGTGTGTCATTGATCGCGCCGCTGGCCAATGTGATGGTGGCGCCGTTTATTCCGTTGGCCATGTTGTTTTCGTTTGTGGCGCTGGTGGTGTCCTGCGTTTGGCCATGGCTGGGGCTTTTGGTGGCGTATGGGGCGTGGTTTTTTCTCAAATTCATTATTTGGATTTCCGGGATTTTGGCTGCCGTGCCGTGGGCGTCGGTGGAAGTATGATTTTAACGATTTAACATTCAAAACCGTGAAAAATCATAAATTTAACACTCATTTTCACGATTTTGTTGACAAAAACGTGAAAAAGGACTATCATGGGGCTATGACAAAGGTATCCAATGTTTATAGCAAAATTAGGATTTTGAGGGAGCGTTACTACATGTCTTCCACGGGTAAGCAGGATCTTTTAGTTTTACTCAATGAAACCGAAGTGGCGGAGCAAGTTTACAACTCCAATGCCATTGAAAACAGCACGTTGTCCCTTGATGAAACGGAGAAGATTCTTTTGCAAATCGACCTCGATCGATACATTTCCGAGCGGGAAATTTTTGAAGCGAAAAATTTGGCACGCGTGGTTTCTTACATTGATCAGAAGGCCAAAGAACAGGAGCTCACGCTCGATGGGATTTTGTTGTTGCACAAAATGTTGCTTTCCAATATTCGCGATGAGGTGGCGGGACGATTTAGGAATGAAAAGGAGTGGGTGAAAGTGGGAAATCACATCGCCGTGAACCCGAAAGAGGTGGTCCCGCGCCTGGAGAAAATGCTTGCGACGTATTATGCGAGCAGTCATGAAAATATCATCAAGCGCATGGCGTTGTTGCATCTCACGTTTGAAAATATTCATCCTTTTGTGGATGGCAATGGCCGCATCGGGCGAGTGATCAACAATTATTTGCTCATTCGCGAGGGATTTGTGTCCATGAATATTAAGTTTATGGATCGAAAAATGTATTACGAGGCGTTCAAGGAATTTGATAAAAAAGGCACCACTGCATTGATGGAAGAGATTGTAGGAAAAGCCATCACCAACAGTTATCACAAGCGGTTGGCTTATCTCGAGGGCGCAACGATCCTGACGTTGGCGGATTATGCGAAGCAATTTAAAATTTCACATCCCAATTTGATCAATAAGGCCCATCGCCAGACCATTGAAGCGTTTTTGGAAAAAGGGGTTTGGAAGATTGGGGTTCAATCGGATAAAAAATAATCATTTTTTCACTTTATCGCTCTCCCCAATCGTATACAGCCACAGCGGGCAAAAGGATTTTTTTCGGATGCGTTTTTGGCGGTGCGTGGGCGTCCAGCCTTCAATTTGAAACGCGTAAGACACGATGCGTGTGCCTTTTTTAAGCTCTTTTTTCCACTTGGGTTTGAGCTTTTGGATGGCGTGGGGGAGAAGATAAAAGACGATCACATTCGCATCGCTGAGGTCTTTTTTGTAAAAATTGCGGAATTGGATTTTGGCACGAGAACCTTTGAGCCAATAAATGGGTTGAAACATTTTTGCCATGGTATAAATCAGGGGAGAAAATTCGAGGCCCACGGCTTTGGCCTTGTATAAAATGGAAGCGAAATGAACCATGCGTCCGTCGCCGCAGCCCAAGTCGTAGACTTTTTCACCGGGTTTGATTTTGGCCAGGGCCAGCATTTTTTTGACTCGATCCGAGGGCGTGGGGACCCAGGGGGCACTTAAGAGGGCAATGGTGGTTGGGATTAAAATGATGATCATCAAAACACACTGAAATCGCGTGAGGGTGGGGAAGGGGAGATTGGAGATGAAGTCAAAGAAACGGGACATGGGGGAGGGGAAGATAAATGACTAAATTTTATAAATGTACACGGTTTTGGTTTTATTTTTTTTGTTTTTCGGAAATATTTTGAAAGGCTTAAATCCCGGGAGATGAAAGGTGTTGCTGATGATGAGGGTTCCGCGATGACATTCTTTTTTGAGTTTGGGCGCGAGTTTAACTTGAACTTCCGGCCCGAGATAAAGAAAGATGAAATTCGCGTCTTTGAGAGAAGATTTAAAAAAGTTTTTAAAACGAAGCGAAACGTGAGAACGATGGAAAAATTTATTTAAAAGAGCCAATAAGAAAGCAATGGGTGCGTTTTCGTAGCCGATGCCTTTGATGCCGCATTTTTTTTCAGCGCGAATGAGCAGACGGCCATCCCCGCATCCGAGATCGTAAACAAGGGCTCCTTTTTTTAGGTGGGCCTCTTTTAACATTAAGTCTAAAGTTCGGCGATTGCTGGGTACAAACGGCGATCCCGAAATCATGTTCACCACTGCGGTACAGAGCAGTAATAAGGTGAAAACGAGGATTAAAATGAGGAGGGCGTTGATGAACATTGCATACATTTTACTCTTTTAAGCAGGGGGAGGGGAGGGATTTTTTTTGCAGGCAAAAAAAATCCCCCATCTTTCGATAGGGGATTTTAAAGTATTGCGAAATGTTCGCGACTTTATTTCTTGGGTTTGTTCTTGCGGAGCATGGGCAATCCGGTTCTCTTGTTTTCAACCACTTGGTAGTTTTCCGGAAGAGCATCCAAAGCATCTTTCTTCTCTACGCGGGCGAAATAGTAAATTTGTTGTTTTCGGCCACCGCGGAGGGTTACCATTTTTCCATGGAGGAAATAGGTTTGGCCCTTGCTGTTCTTATGACTGTAAGCCATATTTAAAAGGGTTAAGGATAGACCGTGGATAGGATAGGTTCAGGTTAGGGCGATGTAAAGGGCTTTTGATTTTTGGCCCCTAGACGTAACCTGAAAAAAGGTCTTCTTTTGACTGTTTACAGGTTGGGTGATTTTTTTGGATTTTCATTGACTTTATTTGGTTTTATTTTATTTCTATATCCTTCAGGAATAGAAATTGATATGTTTGACACGGCAAAGAGCATCAGTATACTGGCTTTGCTTATTTTGAGGCGCTATCGTCTAGTGGTTAGGACATCGGGTTTTCATCCCGGCAACAGGGGTTCGATTCCCCTTAGCGCTACCAGTTCCGGAGTGCCGTAACGCGGCGCGAAGGAACTTGAGAAGCGGTTATTTTTTAAATCGCTTGTTGAGTTTTTAGTGAATTGTTGATCTTTAACGTTTTTTTTTCTTTGTGTTTTCCCCTGCTTGGATATTAGCAAAGCATTGATTCGATTTTGGCTACTGTTTGCGTTATTTTTGCTTTACTGCTAATTTTTTATTCTGTTTTTTTTAGAATAATCTATGCCGTTGAATTTCCCTGGAAAGTTAGTCATGAGTGGGGTGCTGGCACTTGCCGTGACTTATCCTCCTGTAGCCCTCGTTTCTACGCAGGGAGAGACCGCTATTCGTATTTCTGAGGCTATGGCTTCGTCCTCAGAAGCTGCTGCTGGAAAAGTTGAATATGTTACAGAAGGGAACCAACGTATCTTGCGTGTGAGAGGTATGGATTTGAATCATCTCCATGAGACTGCTTATCGTGAATTTATTCGTAGAATTGGAGAAGAAATTAAAAAGCCCGGGGCTCAATTGACTATTGCTGATTTTAAAACGAGTGTGCGCTTTGAAAATGGCCAATTCGTTTTTGAATATAAAGTGAATCTAAATCCAGCTCAAAATCAAAATGAAGTGCATACGTTAGTTGATATGAGAGGAACTGTTTTATGTGAGCCTAATGCTGAAGATGGGGTTTTAAAAATAGACTCAACCAAGATCCCTGAATGGCAGGGGAAAATGAATAAGGCCTATTCGAGAATGAAAATTTGGTATGAAACAGCACATTCTAGCAGTGTTCCTTCCGGGGATAACGTTCTTTGTAGTCCGATTTTTCACGAGGCAGTGCTTGCTAAGGGAGCTGTTCAGCACTAAGAATTGATCTCTATTTTAAA
The Candidatus Gracilibacteria bacterium genome window above contains:
- a CDS encoding LCP family protein, whose product is MNGFTTKKIRKGLPPSKIPQKPIQKPEIVLSPDEPQKKGFWKKILRFITRHFIWSAIIFVLCIGVTKAAYRVLTLAEDFSFKELVFSAFSNPLETDENGHTNILLLGTGNANHDGANLTDTIIVASIDKSSGTVAMLSIPRDLYVEIDALYGWNRINSLLELTAQQEMYDNPAITEGQAYTKGYEILTQTVSEILNIPIHYYARINFDGFTQIVDAIEGIDVDVEEALYDPLYPADDGSIAYQTFFVDVGLQHFDGDTALKYARSRETTSDFSRSKRQQQVLNAIKEKALSLGVLTSPTKLKNLYNAIGDNFTSDLTWEEIVYLAKIADKFERDHMYSWGLNDNPLSMGGFLYTPPREEGDAFSLLPYVNDYSDIQLFANLVLLHPEVHAAGTTYQVLNGTTRNGVASQTLYYLIRFGFDVVRYGNAPNRAVPITRILPLSGLLAGQSPEKAIDNDSLKFLMENFIPVGFTLNDVPTEYSPVEWESEADIVLELGQDYVDWMAQNSKYFYGNLKFTSIENQ
- a CDS encoding ComEC/Rec2 family competence protein, coding for MENGFYQHRTVVMGVLGFLTGIWIAAYGISLGSFLFVVLLSGMWWGLKREKLLVLWALVFFGIGILRYQIAMQRFEQSPLMNFLNENVTLEGVIFDYPDIRSDQVKLTLTVEQMQMDLEGKQTGTPIFGQVLISLPRYPDDFTYGMRIRVSGMLEEPPEFEDFSYKNYLRRYGTVAVLYRPFIDVLESASRWNIRFWIGQFKAAAENRLNRLFPEPYASFAAGLLLGSRRGIPADLTEDFMQCGITHIIAISGYNITLMIVFASGLLRFLPKKAQILGSIVFIVAFVALVGASAAVLRAAVMGILGLVAALGGRKAEVTRLLALTAAGMVLWNPFILVDDLGFRLSFSATAGLVYMSGYVENFFKWIRVYDWIPEFFSIREAFLTTMSAQTFSVPVILMSFGRVSLIAPLANVMVAPFIPLAMLFSFVALVVSCVWPWLGLLVAYGAWFFLKFIIWISGILAAVPWASVEVGF
- a CDS encoding Fic family protein — its product is MSSTGKQDLLVLLNETEVAEQVYNSNAIENSTLSLDETEKILLQIDLDRYISEREIFEAKNLARVVSYIDQKAKEQELTLDGILLLHKMLLSNIRDEVAGRFRNEKEWVKVGNHIAVNPKEVVPRLEKMLATYYASSHENIIKRMALLHLTFENIHPFVDGNGRIGRVINNYLLIREGFVSMNIKFMDRKMYYEAFKEFDKKGTTALMEEIVGKAITNSYHKRLAYLEGATILTLADYAKQFKISHPNLINKAHRQTIEAFLEKGVWKIGVQSDKK